The Allocatelliglobosispora scoriae genome contains a region encoding:
- the eccB gene encoding type VII secretion protein EccB, producing the protein MPSRQDQLHSYQFMVQRVVSALVVRETDPAQSPFRRVAVAALASLMIAMVGVAGFAVYGVFAGGSNADWKATPNSVIVEKESGASFVYRDGVLHPVRNLASALLIAGGGAPAVLQVGRSSLADTPRGSLLGITDAPDAVPAPEQLVSGAWTVCAATTPTAEAVSLLAIGDRSVGGRPLAEESATTVAAAGDPNTVYLLWRNRKYLVRGRGDGNSVLAALRMHNAPARSVDPAFLNAVPAGDPIVAPPLGPSGRSSYGDASVGDVFRFEPPDGGTPRYFAAVRDGLAEITALQANVLGQRSPTRTVGDAPPSNPRSLLPAGELAPPPFVPAFVNTGSAGLCATTTDDQGVREIRFNATVPDLSALSRTAGERKGTRAVIADYVLVEPGRGVLVEGFTTAGTSGGVVSLVTDLGQQFALENAAARAALGFATTVPVRMPTALVALLPEGPRLGVDDAMQAVTLS; encoded by the coding sequence ATGCCTTCGAGGCAGGATCAGCTGCACTCATACCAATTCATGGTGCAGCGTGTGGTCTCGGCATTGGTCGTCCGGGAGACCGATCCGGCGCAGTCGCCGTTCCGCCGGGTCGCCGTCGCCGCACTCGCGAGCCTGATGATCGCGATGGTGGGGGTGGCCGGATTCGCCGTCTACGGCGTCTTCGCGGGCGGCTCCAACGCCGACTGGAAGGCGACGCCCAACTCGGTGATCGTCGAGAAGGAGTCCGGCGCGAGCTTCGTCTACCGCGACGGCGTGCTCCATCCCGTACGCAATCTGGCATCCGCGCTGCTCATCGCCGGTGGCGGCGCGCCCGCCGTCCTCCAGGTCGGACGGTCCTCGCTCGCGGACACGCCGCGCGGTTCGCTGCTCGGCATCACCGACGCACCCGATGCGGTGCCCGCGCCGGAGCAGCTGGTCAGCGGCGCGTGGACCGTCTGCGCTGCCACGACGCCCACGGCCGAGGCGGTCTCGCTGCTCGCGATCGGCGACCGGTCCGTCGGTGGCAGGCCGCTGGCCGAGGAGTCGGCCACGACCGTCGCGGCGGCGGGCGATCCGAACACCGTCTACCTGCTGTGGCGCAACCGGAAATACCTGGTCCGGGGCAGGGGCGACGGCAACTCCGTGCTCGCGGCGCTGCGGATGCACAACGCACCGGCGCGGTCGGTGGACCCGGCCTTCCTCAATGCGGTGCCCGCCGGGGATCCCATCGTCGCGCCGCCGCTCGGCCCGTCGGGTCGATCCAGCTACGGCGACGCCTCCGTCGGCGACGTCTTCCGGTTCGAGCCGCCCGACGGCGGCACGCCGCGCTACTTCGCCGCCGTGCGGGACGGCCTCGCGGAGATCACCGCACTGCAGGCCAACGTGCTGGGGCAGCGGAGTCCGACCAGGACGGTCGGTGACGCGCCGCCGTCGAACCCCCGGTCGCTCCTGCCCGCCGGCGAGCTCGCGCCGCCACCGTTCGTCCCGGCCTTCGTCAACACCGGGTCCGCGGGACTCTGTGCCACCACCACGGACGACCAGGGGGTACGCGAGATCCGCTTCAACGCCACCGTGCCGGATCTGTCGGCGCTGTCCCGGACGGCGGGGGAGCGGAAGGGCACCCGGGCAGTGATCGCCGATTACGTCCTCGTCGAGCCCGGGCGCGGCGTGCTGGTGGAGGGCTTCACCACCGCGGGCACCTCCGGCGGCGTGGTCAGTCTCGTCACCGATCTCGGACAGCAGTTCGCCCTTGAGAACGCGGCAGCCCGAGCAGCACTCGGCTTCGCCACCACCGTCCCCGTACGCATGCCGACGGCGCTCGTCGCCCTGCTCCCCGAGGGCCCCAGGCTGGGCGTGGACGACGCGATGCAGGCTGTGACTCTCAGTTGA
- a CDS encoding WXG100 family type VII secretion target encodes MSQTQAQAAIMESTAAKFEATNDSLQGMLKRLMDELSVLQGAWKGQGSRSFDQVKLAWEADQRKLQQALRETATAIRTAGKQYDATDTDAAGRMNSIHSGGGVQLAL; translated from the coding sequence ATGTCCCAGACACAGGCTCAGGCCGCGATCATGGAGAGCACGGCGGCGAAGTTCGAAGCCACCAACGACTCGCTCCAGGGCATGCTCAAGCGGCTCATGGACGAGCTGTCCGTGCTGCAGGGCGCTTGGAAGGGCCAGGGCAGCAGGTCCTTCGACCAGGTGAAGCTCGCCTGGGAGGCCGACCAGCGCAAGCTTCAGCAGGCGTTGCGGGAGACCGCGACCGCCATCCGGACGGCAGGCAAGCAGTACGACGCGACCGACACGGACGCCGCCGGCCGAATGAACTCCATCCACAGCGGCGGCGGCGTCCAGCTCGCGCTGTAA
- a CDS encoding WXG100 family type VII secretion target yields MSHDGDTLIINFAALQQAGLDIHNALNTLNSQLGQLESDAAPLVASWDGDAKVAYEQRQKAWRAAAGDLENILREIRRALEESAGRYRETEDSNTRLFE; encoded by the coding sequence ATGAGTCACGACGGCGACACGCTGATCATCAACTTCGCTGCCCTGCAGCAGGCCGGCCTGGATATCCACAACGCGCTCAACACGCTCAACTCGCAGCTCGGCCAGCTGGAGTCCGACGCGGCACCGCTCGTCGCCAGCTGGGACGGTGACGCCAAGGTCGCCTACGAGCAGCGACAGAAGGCCTGGCGCGCGGCGGCCGGGGATCTGGAGAACATCCTGCGGGAGATCCGGCGGGCGCTCGAGGAGTCCGCGGGGCGGTATCGGGAGACCGAGGATTCCAACACCCGCTTGTTCGAGTAG
- a CDS encoding S8 family serine peptidase — MTIRALMAGTFIASIAIIFAPGVARAACDPPPPTAKPTKESYWALQRFGLDRLPSGIDGRGTVVAVLDSGVEADHPLLTGRVIDGADMLHSSATRGREDCVGHGTAVASLIAGKAVGDFRGIAPGTTILPVRVSERTRADDKRAETASPQKLADAIDLAINRHVDVINMSFAITADRAEQSEADAPEVRSAIARAVAADIVIVAAVGNDHPKNVSFPAGYDGVLGVGAITGDGTRQQASMIGSFVKVTAPGENIAVAWPHGTRNVQTGTSFAAPIVAGVAALLRQAHPDWTARQVVDQITATADPSLGGRGSTTHGAGVVNPVRALTETVAVGKPFAVPALAATAADPAAVAAAARATSRRHLALWLAAAGAALAALTLLAATIRARARPRAEEIARDRAVSRK, encoded by the coding sequence ATGACGATTCGTGCCCTGATGGCCGGAACATTCATCGCCTCGATCGCAATAATTTTCGCTCCGGGCGTCGCCCGCGCCGCGTGCGATCCGCCACCGCCGACCGCGAAACCGACCAAGGAGAGCTACTGGGCGCTCCAGCGCTTCGGACTCGATCGGCTCCCGTCCGGCATCGACGGCCGGGGCACCGTCGTCGCCGTCCTCGACTCCGGCGTGGAGGCCGACCATCCCCTGCTCACCGGCCGGGTCATCGACGGCGCGGACATGCTGCACTCCTCGGCGACCAGGGGCCGCGAGGACTGCGTCGGCCACGGCACGGCGGTCGCCAGCCTCATCGCGGGCAAGGCCGTCGGCGACTTCCGCGGCATCGCCCCCGGAACAACCATCCTGCCGGTACGCGTGAGCGAACGCACCCGAGCCGACGACAAACGTGCCGAGACTGCCTCGCCGCAGAAGCTCGCCGACGCCATCGACCTGGCGATCAACCGGCACGTCGATGTCATCAACATGTCGTTCGCGATCACCGCCGACCGGGCGGAGCAGTCCGAGGCCGACGCCCCCGAGGTGCGCTCCGCCATCGCCCGAGCGGTCGCGGCAGACATCGTCATCGTGGCTGCCGTCGGCAACGATCATCCCAAGAATGTCAGCTTTCCGGCCGGATATGACGGCGTGCTGGGGGTGGGTGCCATCACCGGGGACGGCACCCGGCAGCAGGCGTCGATGATCGGCTCCTTCGTCAAGGTCACCGCACCCGGCGAGAACATCGCGGTCGCCTGGCCCCACGGCACCCGCAACGTGCAGACCGGCACCAGCTTCGCCGCGCCGATCGTCGCCGGAGTCGCCGCGCTGCTCCGCCAGGCCCACCCTGACTGGACCGCTCGTCAGGTCGTCGATCAGATCACCGCAACAGCGGATCCGTCCCTGGGCGGTCGCGGCTCCACCACTCACGGGGCCGGCGTGGTCAACCCGGTCCGGGCACTCACCGAGACCGTTGCCGTCGGCAAGCCCTTCGCCGTTCCCGCCCTGGCCGCCACCGCAGCGGACCCTGCCGCAGTGGCCGCCGCCGCCCGGGCGACGAGTCGGCGCCATCTGGCTCTGTGGCTGGCCGCAGCCGGTGCAGCCCTGGCAGCCCTGACCCTCCTCGCCGCCACCATCCGAGCCCGAGCCCGCCCCCGCGCTGAGGAGATCGCGCGAGATCGTGCTGTTTCCCGGAAATAG
- a CDS encoding SseB family protein gives MTEWQPSTEAEAALRDALRNGDQEMYFRILSRIELLLPVSAEALAGRAPMGWATWSADTRTHLLAFTSEQAMYACLADNAGSARRVPYAQLAEEWPNHDWWLAINPGLPIEGYLPSWFVSQLARGDVRMPGRSRSEAESNPVPAAPPLALEAAPGVSSSSTARRPAGARHANTFAPANQVERDLFDAAEAGDTDVFQSVLLLASVLVPISPGADPNLRPRDPDFDWHFEEIGGEPFIVVYTSPELAAAAPPECELVKCRFVQIIAAWPDERLSFAVNPGTPVGATLPGEQVLALASWAAQMGLGTEDRKEIAPTPAAASRSAADTVIDMQKAIAPSQVSYYLDRGYDRVSGFVHRAREVGRLKTPAQVRAALGLTWSGSPFAPDADEIYVLRWAAHRPSLYRIPYGGSNEAAMKAMEGWVIERAPFRGNGFAPGESREIIAEFKVDSTRLPHGARLFRLHADGSEDLVAVLDADGPRWLRVGGDSATDGDADSYVGGGA, from the coding sequence GTGACCGAGTGGCAGCCGAGCACCGAGGCCGAGGCGGCGCTGCGTGATGCCCTGCGCAACGGTGACCAGGAGATGTATTTCCGCATTCTCTCCCGGATCGAGCTGCTCCTGCCGGTCTCGGCGGAGGCGCTCGCCGGTCGGGCGCCGATGGGCTGGGCGACGTGGAGTGCCGACACGCGCACCCACCTGCTCGCCTTCACCTCCGAGCAGGCGATGTATGCCTGCCTCGCCGACAACGCGGGCTCCGCCCGGCGCGTCCCCTATGCCCAGCTCGCCGAGGAGTGGCCCAACCACGACTGGTGGCTGGCGATCAACCCCGGCCTGCCGATCGAGGGGTACCTGCCGTCCTGGTTCGTCTCCCAGCTCGCGCGCGGCGACGTGCGGATGCCGGGGCGCTCCCGGTCCGAGGCGGAGTCGAACCCCGTGCCCGCCGCACCGCCGCTCGCGCTGGAGGCCGCCCCCGGCGTCTCGTCGTCCTCGACGGCGCGCCGCCCGGCCGGTGCCCGGCACGCCAACACCTTCGCCCCGGCCAACCAGGTCGAGCGCGACCTCTTCGACGCGGCCGAGGCCGGCGACACCGACGTCTTCCAGTCGGTGCTGCTGCTCGCCTCGGTGCTCGTGCCGATCAGCCCCGGCGCCGACCCCAACCTGCGCCCGCGCGACCCCGACTTCGACTGGCACTTCGAGGAGATCGGGGGTGAGCCGTTCATCGTCGTCTACACGTCGCCGGAGCTGGCCGCCGCAGCGCCGCCCGAGTGCGAGCTGGTCAAGTGCCGTTTCGTGCAGATCATCGCGGCGTGGCCGGACGAGCGGCTCTCCTTCGCCGTCAACCCCGGCACCCCCGTCGGCGCCACGCTCCCCGGCGAGCAGGTGCTCGCGCTCGCGAGCTGGGCGGCGCAGATGGGCCTCGGCACCGAGGACCGCAAGGAGATCGCGCCGACTCCGGCTGCGGCTTCGCGTTCGGCCGCCGACACGGTGATCGACATGCAGAAGGCGATCGCGCCGAGCCAGGTCTCCTACTACCTCGACCGGGGGTACGACCGCGTCTCGGGCTTCGTGCATCGCGCGCGCGAGGTGGGCCGCCTCAAAACCCCCGCCCAGGTACGCGCAGCGCTGGGCCTGACCTGGTCCGGCTCCCCGTTCGCGCCGGACGCCGACGAGATCTACGTCCTGCGCTGGGCGGCACACCGGCCGAGCCTCTACCGCATCCCCTACGGCGGCTCGAATGAGGCGGCGATGAAGGCGATGGAGGGCTGGGTGATCGAGCGGGCTCCCTTCCGGGGCAACGGCTTCGCACCCGGCGAGTCCCGCGAGATCATCGCCGAGTTCAAGGTGGACAGCACCCGGCTGCCGCACGGCGCGCGCCTCTTCCGGCTGCACGCCGACGGTTCCGAGGACCTGGTCGCGGTGCTCGACGCCGACGGACCTCGCTGGCTGCGCGTCGGTGGCGACTCCGCGACCGACGGCGATGCCGATTCCTACGTCGGAGGCGGTGCCTGA
- a CDS encoding alpha/beta fold hydrolase: MGSPVVDEACVLVEGDWTHRFVHANGSRFHVVEAGTGPLVLLLHGFPEFWWAWHDQLTMLADAGFRAVAIDLRGYGATDKPPRGYDGFTLAADVVGLIRALGERDAVLVGAGAGGLVAWTTAAFHPRMVRRLVVLGAAHPLRLRSAIITDPRGQMAASAPLLKFQIPRYEHTLTKDDAAGIGELLRGWAGPQWLDTPSFAETDSRYREAMQIPQAMFCALEAYRWAFRSVLRLHGYRFVRQVRQPIVTPTLQLHGELDAASLPGTAQGSGRYVIAPYEWRMLDGVGHFPHLEEPDLVAGEIIRWAKS; this comes from the coding sequence GTGGGTAGCCCGGTGGTTGATGAGGCCTGCGTCCTGGTCGAAGGCGACTGGACGCACCGCTTCGTGCATGCCAACGGCTCCCGTTTCCACGTCGTCGAAGCCGGCACCGGACCGCTGGTGCTGCTGCTGCACGGCTTCCCCGAGTTCTGGTGGGCCTGGCACGACCAGCTCACGATGCTCGCCGACGCCGGGTTCCGGGCGGTCGCCATCGACCTGCGCGGCTACGGCGCCACCGACAAACCTCCGCGCGGCTATGACGGCTTCACGCTCGCCGCCGACGTGGTCGGCCTGATCCGCGCGCTCGGCGAGCGCGACGCGGTCCTGGTCGGCGCCGGTGCCGGCGGCCTGGTCGCGTGGACCACCGCCGCGTTCCACCCCCGGATGGTGCGGCGGCTCGTCGTGCTCGGCGCCGCGCACCCGCTGCGGCTACGCTCCGCGATCATCACCGATCCGCGCGGCCAGATGGCGGCCTCGGCGCCGTTGCTCAAGTTCCAGATTCCGCGGTACGAGCACACGCTCACCAAGGACGACGCGGCCGGCATCGGTGAGCTGCTGCGAGGGTGGGCCGGTCCGCAGTGGCTCGACACCCCGTCGTTCGCCGAGACCGATTCCCGCTATCGCGAGGCGATGCAGATCCCGCAGGCGATGTTCTGCGCGCTGGAGGCCTACCGCTGGGCGTTCCGGTCGGTGCTGCGGCTGCACGGTTATCGCTTCGTCCGCCAGGTCCGCCAGCCGATCGTCACGCCGACGCTCCAGCTGCACGGTGAGCTCGACGCCGCATCGCTGCCCGGCACGGCGCAGGGCTCGGGCCGCTATGTGATCGCGCCTTACGAGTGGCGCATGCTCGACGGTGTCGGCCACTTCCCGCACCTGGAGGAGCCCGACCTGGTGGCAGGCGAGATCATCCGCTGGGCCAAGAGCTGA
- the nhaA gene encoding Na+/H+ antiporter NhaA, with amino-acid sequence MTGERERRRRVRMLKRRRVVGAASGVVRFLRTEQVGGMILLAATALALIVANSGLASAYHRLVSASFGPESLHLHLSVQQWATDGLLTIFFVVAGLELKRELVIGELREPRQAMLPIIGALGGMIVPAAVCYFVAIGAPGGGEAWAVPVATDIAFALAVLAICARQLPPSLRVFLLSLAIVDDLGAILLIAALFTAHLNLLALIGAVAAIAVYAVFQQMRVTGWWIYLPLGVAAWALLHTSGIHATLAGVAIGLVTRVKHDPGEHESPAELLEHKLQPVSAGICVPLFAFVAAGIPVSADAMSRLFTDRAALGVLIGLVVGKTIGVFGGALVATRLRLASLPGDLDWRDLFAVSVLTGCGFTVSLLIAELAFDAGPQRDRIKMAVLLGSLVAALLSAALLRRRVKARR; translated from the coding sequence GTGACTGGGGAGCGGGAGCGGCGGCGGCGAGTCCGGATGCTGAAGCGGCGGCGGGTGGTCGGGGCCGCTTCGGGTGTCGTGCGGTTCCTGCGGACCGAGCAGGTCGGCGGGATGATCCTGCTCGCCGCGACCGCGTTGGCGCTGATCGTCGCCAACTCGGGGCTCGCCTCCGCCTATCACCGGCTCGTCAGCGCCTCCTTCGGCCCCGAGAGCCTGCACCTGCACCTCAGCGTGCAGCAGTGGGCCACCGACGGGCTCCTCACCATCTTCTTCGTCGTCGCCGGGCTCGAACTCAAGCGGGAACTCGTCATCGGCGAGCTGCGCGAGCCCCGCCAGGCGATGCTGCCGATCATCGGCGCTCTCGGCGGCATGATCGTCCCGGCCGCCGTCTGCTACTTCGTCGCCATCGGGGCGCCCGGCGGGGGCGAGGCGTGGGCCGTCCCGGTCGCCACCGACATCGCCTTCGCGCTCGCCGTGCTCGCGATCTGCGCCCGGCAGCTCCCGCCCAGCCTGCGGGTCTTCCTGCTCTCCCTGGCGATCGTCGACGACCTCGGCGCGATCCTGCTCATCGCCGCCCTCTTCACCGCGCACCTCAACCTGCTCGCGCTGATCGGTGCGGTCGCCGCGATCGCCGTCTACGCCGTCTTCCAGCAGATGCGGGTCACCGGCTGGTGGATCTACCTCCCGCTCGGTGTCGCCGCCTGGGCGCTGCTGCACACCTCCGGCATCCACGCCACCCTCGCGGGCGTCGCGATCGGACTCGTCACCCGGGTCAAGCACGATCCCGGCGAGCACGAATCCCCCGCCGAGCTGCTGGAACACAAGCTCCAACCCGTCTCCGCGGGCATCTGCGTGCCGCTGTTCGCCTTCGTCGCGGCCGGGATCCCCGTCAGCGCCGACGCGATGTCGCGGCTGTTCACCGACCGGGCAGCGCTCGGCGTACTCATCGGCTTGGTCGTGGGCAAGACGATCGGCGTCTTCGGCGGAGCGCTCGTCGCGACCAGGCTGCGCCTCGCGAGCCTGCCCGGGGACCTGGACTGGCGCGACCTCTTCGCCGTCAGCGTGCTCACCGGCTGCGGCTTCACGGTGAGCCTGCTCATCGCCGAACTCGCCTTCGACGCCGGACCGCAGCGGGACCGGATCAAGATGGCGGTGCTGCTCGGCTCACTCGTCGCCGCGCTGCTCTCCGCGGCGCTGCTGCGGCGACGGGTCAAAGCCCGCCGTTAA
- a CDS encoding C45 family autoproteolytic acyltransferase/hydolase: protein MSSSQLLVVDVSGTPAELGAAYGAQAAEMIRANVEAYLERFSAGVGLDRAAVTVQGAVYRATTLAHFPRLAATLDAVAEAAGVEVELIYAINARSELLYGTVACGAPGDPPAGEGECTSLGVLGSHTVNGHTIIGQNWDWHPEQRPYTLLLITRDERGHEIAALTEAGMLAKAGLNSRGVGVCVNLLGSDRDGRPGGVPYHVLLRSVLEADSLSWSLRNAIRSPRSASINLMIGAAAQDGPGEVIDLELVPGDSAWLHPQDGLLVHANHFEAPLPIYDTIKDWGGSSLFRSARMRRLLADRIAEGKGRIDGPGIVEALCDHQSAPISICRHVDERDAVLDRSETIWTVVMDLEDRSIQLIAGPPCTGGEGQTFRPFS from the coding sequence ATGAGCTCTTCTCAGCTTCTCGTCGTTGATGTCAGTGGGACGCCTGCCGAGTTGGGGGCCGCCTACGGGGCTCAGGCTGCGGAGATGATTCGGGCCAACGTCGAGGCCTATCTGGAGCGGTTCTCGGCCGGGGTGGGGCTCGATCGGGCCGCCGTCACCGTGCAGGGTGCGGTATATCGGGCCACCACGCTGGCGCACTTTCCCCGGCTCGCCGCGACGCTGGACGCTGTGGCGGAGGCTGCGGGCGTGGAGGTGGAGCTGATCTACGCGATCAACGCGCGGTCGGAGCTGCTCTACGGGACCGTCGCCTGCGGGGCGCCCGGCGACCCGCCGGCGGGTGAGGGGGAGTGCACCTCGCTCGGGGTCCTCGGCAGCCACACCGTCAACGGGCACACGATCATCGGGCAGAACTGGGACTGGCACCCGGAGCAGCGGCCGTACACGCTGCTGCTGATCACCCGTGACGAGCGCGGGCACGAGATCGCCGCGCTCACCGAGGCGGGCATGCTCGCCAAGGCCGGGCTCAACTCCCGGGGCGTCGGCGTCTGCGTCAACCTGCTCGGCAGCGATCGGGACGGCCGTCCCGGCGGCGTGCCTTACCACGTCCTGCTGCGCTCGGTGCTGGAGGCGGACTCGCTCTCCTGGTCACTGCGCAACGCCATCCGGTCGCCCCGGTCGGCCTCGATCAACCTGATGATCGGTGCCGCCGCCCAGGACGGGCCCGGCGAGGTGATCGACCTGGAGCTCGTGCCCGGCGACAGTGCCTGGCTGCACCCGCAGGACGGCCTGCTGGTGCATGCGAACCACTTCGAGGCGCCACTGCCGATCTACGACACGATCAAGGACTGGGGCGGCTCGTCGCTCTTCCGGTCGGCCCGGATGCGGCGGCTGCTCGCCGACCGGATCGCCGAAGGAAAGGGTCGCATCGATGGGCCGGGCATCGTTGAAGCCCTCTGTGACCATCAGAGCGCCCCGATCTCGATCTGTCGGCACGTCGATGAGCGGGATGCCGTTCTCGACCGCTCAGAAACGATCTGGACCGTCGTGATGGATCTGGAGGACCGCAGCATCCAGCTGATCGCGGGACCGCCCTGCACCGGCGGCGAGGGGCAGACCTTCCGGCCCTTCAGCTGA
- a CDS encoding immune inhibitor A domain-containing protein, whose protein sequence is MGLLTVSLATGMGLTLSPVAFAAPSVQADPSSPAPADDDLPNPLEAKRRELREQALSEVLTGQISTEKRGASTVAKVGQTNGASVSGGRGIGGLFGGKRNQYVELARETTDRVFVILAEFGNDRHPSYPDQDTDPTTQGPATFQGPLHNAIPAPDRTVDNSTKWQSDFTPDYFRNVYFGAGTNTESLKTYYETQSSGRYSVSGTVTDWVKVKYNEARYGRSNGFPCGGNVCNNTWVLVKDAANQWVADQKAMGRTDAQIAAELATFDKWDRYDFDGDGNFNEPDGYLDHFQIVHSGGDQADGDPQQGEDAIWSHRWYAYVSNAGLDGPAYNPLGGTQVGTTGLWIGDYTIQPENGGRSVFFHEYGHDLGLPDDYNVSSGGDNNNEHWTLMAQSRLGAAGEQWIGDRAGDLGAWNKLQLGWLNYKNVKAGDVKLLELGPQEYNTAKPQALVVTLPKKQVTSDLGAPFAGSKQYFSGNADDLNTTQTRSFDLTGKSSAALSLKGRYGIEEGFDYLYFEASTDGTNWTALNGTVGGAPFSADGGGRPAIEGNTGGAWVDINVPLTAYAGAPVQVRLHYVTDGGVFEGGFFGDNISVTANGAEIFADGAETATTWALDGFSVVGSTSTQEFDHFYIAGGRTYTSYDKYLKTGPYYFGYNPTFPDKVDHYSYDEGLLISYWDTSYADNDTFVHPGNGRNLIIDSHPKPLVRSDGVIWRARVQVYDAPFGLNKTGKVQIHQAGVLETIKSQAGNPLFDDTKTYWYPELPNHGVKVANAGVQIAVLWTSGTSTWVAVF, encoded by the coding sequence GTGGGCCTGCTCACCGTGTCGCTCGCGACAGGGATGGGCCTCACGCTCAGCCCGGTTGCGTTCGCGGCACCATCGGTGCAGGCCGATCCCAGTTCCCCCGCCCCCGCAGACGACGATCTGCCCAACCCGCTTGAGGCTAAGCGGCGTGAGCTTCGCGAGCAGGCGCTCAGCGAGGTGCTCACGGGTCAGATCTCCACCGAGAAGCGCGGTGCCAGCACCGTCGCCAAGGTCGGCCAAACCAACGGTGCCAGCGTTTCAGGCGGCAGGGGTATCGGCGGGCTGTTCGGTGGCAAGCGCAACCAGTATGTCGAGCTCGCGCGCGAGACGACGGACCGCGTGTTCGTCATCCTCGCGGAGTTCGGCAACGACCGGCACCCCAGCTACCCGGATCAGGACACTGACCCGACGACGCAGGGACCGGCGACCTTCCAGGGACCGCTGCACAACGCGATCCCGGCACCCGACCGTACGGTCGACAACTCGACGAAGTGGCAGTCCGACTTCACCCCGGATTACTTCCGGAACGTGTACTTCGGCGCTGGCACCAACACCGAGTCGCTGAAGACCTACTACGAGACCCAGTCTTCGGGTCGCTACAGCGTCTCCGGCACCGTCACCGACTGGGTGAAGGTCAAGTACAACGAGGCCCGGTACGGCCGGTCCAACGGCTTCCCGTGCGGTGGCAACGTCTGCAACAACACCTGGGTGTTGGTCAAGGACGCCGCCAACCAGTGGGTCGCCGACCAGAAGGCGATGGGACGCACCGACGCGCAGATCGCGGCGGAGCTTGCCACCTTCGACAAGTGGGACCGTTACGACTTCGATGGCGACGGCAACTTCAACGAGCCGGACGGTTACCTCGACCACTTCCAGATCGTCCACTCCGGCGGCGACCAGGCCGACGGCGACCCGCAGCAGGGTGAGGACGCGATCTGGAGCCACCGTTGGTACGCCTACGTCAGCAACGCTGGCCTGGACGGACCGGCGTACAACCCGCTCGGCGGCACCCAGGTTGGCACGACCGGCCTGTGGATCGGCGACTACACCATCCAGCCTGAGAACGGCGGACGGTCGGTCTTCTTCCACGAGTACGGTCACGACCTCGGTCTCCCGGACGACTACAACGTCAGCAGCGGTGGCGACAACAACAACGAGCACTGGACCCTGATGGCCCAGTCCCGCCTCGGCGCGGCTGGCGAGCAGTGGATCGGCGACCGTGCCGGTGACCTCGGTGCTTGGAACAAGCTGCAGCTCGGCTGGCTGAACTACAAGAACGTCAAGGCCGGCGACGTCAAGCTGCTGGAGCTCGGCCCGCAGGAGTACAACACCGCGAAGCCGCAGGCTCTCGTCGTCACACTGCCGAAGAAGCAGGTCACCTCTGACCTGGGTGCTCCGTTCGCGGGCTCCAAGCAGTACTTCTCCGGCAACGCCGACGACCTCAACACCACGCAGACGCGGTCGTTCGACCTGACCGGCAAGTCGTCCGCGGCTCTGTCGCTCAAGGGTCGGTACGGCATCGAGGAAGGGTTCGACTACCTCTACTTCGAGGCCTCGACCGACGGCACCAACTGGACCGCTCTCAACGGCACCGTCGGCGGAGCGCCGTTCAGTGCCGATGGCGGCGGCCGTCCGGCCATCGAGGGCAACACCGGTGGCGCGTGGGTGGACATCAACGTCCCTCTGACCGCCTACGCCGGTGCTCCGGTGCAGGTCCGCCTGCACTACGTCACCGACGGTGGCGTCTTCGAGGGTGGCTTCTTCGGCGACAACATCTCCGTCACCGCCAACGGTGCCGAGATCTTCGCCGACGGCGCCGAGACCGCGACGACCTGGGCGCTCGACGGGTTCTCCGTCGTCGGCTCCACGTCGACGCAGGAGTTCGACCACTTCTACATCGCGGGTGGTCGCACCTACACGTCGTACGACAAGTACCTCAAGACCGGTCCGTACTACTTCGGGTACAACCCGACGTTCCCGGACAAGGTCGACCACTACTCGTACGACGAGGGTCTGCTGATCTCGTACTGGGACACCTCGTACGCGGACAACGACACGTTCGTCCACCCGGGCAACGGTCGTAACCTGATCATCGACTCGCACCCGAAGCCGCTCGTCCGTTCGGACGGCGTCATCTGGCGCGCTCGTGTCCAGGTCTACGACGCTCCGTTCGGCCTGAACAAGACGGGCAAGGTCCAGATCCACCAGGCTGGCGTTCTTGAGACCATCAAGAGCCAGGCCGGCAACCCGCTGTTCGACGACACGAAGACCTACTGGTACCCCGAGCTGCCGAACCACGGCGTCAAGGTTGCCAACGCGGGTGTTCAGATCGCCGTTCTGTGGACCAGCGGCACCTCGACCTGGGTCGCGGTGTTCTGA